The Ipomoea triloba cultivar NCNSP0323 chromosome 4, ASM357664v1 DNA segment gagttttttttttttttttttatcactgaATTTCTTGGGCAGTAAAATATGTGGTCAATGCAAATGACTAATGTCCCATCTCATATAACCCCCTTAGACAGATAACCATTCTTACTCAAATGGGCAGTGGGCACCATACTAActgagaaaataataaataagtcaATTTCTCAGTAAGAACCAACTAGAACAATGAAAGAAACCCTTACAAGCACCCTCAATATAGAAATCTTGATGCGATTAAATGAAAGAAAGCAATTTCTTACCTTGAAATTTCGCAGCCTCTTCTCCATTGTAAAAGAGCTTGAATGTTGGATAAGAATGGATATCAACCTTTTGACATACAGGTTTATTTGTGCCACAATCAACCTCTCCAATCTCTATCTCATCCTCACCTTCTGTTGCCTTTCCTAAATCTTCCCATAATGTTCCCAAGTTTTTACTGGAAAAGGAAAATCAGAATAAGGCTTACGCTGAACCTTCTTTAAATTACTTAACCTATATATAAAGATTCTAGAAAAAGAAACTAAAGAGTATTACAATATCAAGTGGTCAGGTTTTAAATTACTAAACCTATATTTAAGAAACCTTCATCCTCCCTTGACATTCGACTACCCCGCAAAAGGTAAGGAAAAAAACTCTATAGTCCAAAGGACCTATTTTAATAAGAATTAATCAGACAACCTAAGGTATCCACTCCATCACATCATGCCCTAAGCATTTGTTCTAAACATTCCTGCTAgctaattattacggagtataagaGAATAATGATAACCCAGAAGTCAAATATCTAATCATCTGACATTGCAAAAGAGTTCCAGAGGCAGCAGAATAATATTAAGCACGGATATGAAACAAAGAGACGGAGTCAGGGAGACTGACATTCTTACCAATGCTTGCACCAAGGAACACAAAATTTCACGAACCAAGCAGTATGCTTCTCATTTATCTAAATGATGATACCATTTAAAACATATCAATTAGGGATCAAGAACAACGTAAGTAGAATAAATAAGCAAATAATAATGGCAGTGAGGATACTACCACCACGCACCATGCATCATTCTaaagaaatgaacaaaaaaagcacttatgaaaaataatttgaagcaaaTAACTTATATAACACTGCATCCCCATCATTTTAACCATTCAGTTGTATGCCTTAAATATACTCTAAACCAATTCTGCCTTAGTACCAGGTTGTGTAGCACACAATACTTGAGCTCATATTCATTTTCTCCCCAAGTTGGGAAATCCTGCTAGTCTACTACATAACTAACATAAGGATTCCGGAACTGGCTTGGGATGGAGGAGTTATCCATCtagtattttctatttttgagCATGATGTAAATCTATATTAAACCACTCCTTTTGCTCACTCGAAAAGAGAACTAACAGTTCAACAATGAATAATGGAGAATGTGACACTaatgattaaattttaatttaaaatcagGAGAACTGAATATAAAAAATTCTCAAAGGAAACTGGCTAAAGCCTACTATGAAAAGCATCTGAATTAAACCATAAACCCTATCTATTcctgaaaggaaaaaaaaaaatcgatctTTGACTAATAACAGTACCATCAGCAACTGTaagaaccaaaaaataaaattaaaaaaaaaaaatcatagcttATTTATTCTTACCTTATCATTGAAGGTTTCAGCTGTGAGCGTAATGACCTCAGCTTTGGTAATATGCATACAGCTGTagagaagaattgaagaaatcatAAGAATGTAAAAAGATCTCATCGCTGCTCTCTTCTATTGGTTCTCAGATTTGCTTCGTTATAGTCTAAGGCGATTGGTGTTGCAGTATTACACGATTTGATAATGAAATGAAGATGGAAGAGGGGCCTGTTCGCGAAGAAAATCAGATCCCCCAAAACCTCTGAATCCACtgttcttttatttctttttaattacttCGAACACCCCGTGAATTATGCCATGACaccgggtccaccttgtaaagTTAACTCATGTTCATATTTACAGTTCAAAAATTGTATGTTCACAGtttttagaactttatgttcacaattttaaattttttgaaaaatgagtagaattgtataattatatatttttattattttatttaaattataaaatatataaaataataatatttattaaaaaaaaaaggaaacaaaaaaaaaaacaaatcagcAAGGTTTATGGCCGAAATCAGAGTAGTTTTGGCGGAAACTAGTCCATTTTAGTCAAGAACTAGAGAAACTGTCATTGTGAccattccggaaaatgacttctaaatTTTTTGTCTGAAAATTGTTCTGAAAAAATGAGCttattttccttggtcaacggaaaataattTTCGCTAACTGCATTTTCCAAACGctaccaaacaccaaaaactcgaaaaatgattttcaaaaatcctTTCCCGACTaccaaatacacccttaaaATCCATAATAGAGACCTATAAATGCTCAGTGAAGATCCAACTAATGGGCTATGGGCCTAATGGGCATAGCGCGACAAATTTTGTTATGGACCTCggcccaccttgcaaggtaaactcagattcatattcacaatttaaaaactctatattcacaattttagaattgtatgtttacaattttaaaattttatattcacaattttaaatcttaatatacaaaattacattactcaatattcataattttttaactctatattcacaattttgttatatagattcaaaatttgtgttatactattgaatatagagttataaaattgtgaatataaagttaaaaaattgtgaacatagacctaggttcacattgcaatgtggaccatggtccatggcataacatcATTGGACCTAAGATTGGTGTGTAACAAGTAGGGTTAATGAcaaaaatgggtagaaaaacaaagaaatttgaTGGAAATATGAAGCTTTTGAAAGTTGGACAAAAATAGACAAAACTCATTTACTAATTGCGTTTCTTGTTAGgaaataatgtatatattttttaaatttcgtaATCTACATATGTATACAGACCATACACGCAAGTGAGACTCTCGTCTCGCAATACAACAGGTTGAGTATCTCCTTCCCatcgattatgtttttataATCTATATTTTGACTTTGATGAATAAGGAAACCAACCTTATTTGGCAAGGGCGACCAATAAAGGTCTCCTTCATCGAAGAAGGCGATCTTTTGGTCGATGGTGATATTTTTCGATAAGATTTGACCGGTAACTTGCTAGTTATCGAtaaatttgacttatttgatcaaaaataatatgtttgagtttttaattgcacttttttaaagtttagctTGCTAATTTACTTTTTGTGTAAAATTTAAAGACTTATTTGTTCCTAAAATttgtaatgtaattttaaaaatataaattttttatactaatattaaatttaatattataaaaattaatt contains these protein-coding regions:
- the LOC116016496 gene encoding protein disulfide-isomerase 5-1, translated to MRSFYILMISSILLYSCMHITKAEVITLTAETFNDKINEKHTAWFVKFCVPWCKHCKNLGTLWEDLGKATEGEDEIEIGEVDCGTNKPVCQKVDIHSYPTFKLFYNGEEAAKFQGKRDVESLKLFALEEAEKAERKAESGEDKEEL